A stretch of the Stigmatella erecta genome encodes the following:
- a CDS encoding acyltransferase family protein, giving the protein MRPLRPPPLLQPPRHPALDGARGLAVMAMVLGHTLDALLAPVTRDHPWVQRYWEFRGITAPLFLLVSGWAVVAALDARRPDAAKATYGRRVQRALLLLFLGYLLHWPGWDTVLTQGWGDSLLSHVFAFDALQCIGLSLLVGATLLAVFSGPGSRAVALAVMAVGVPLASTAAWQASPHLPAVLQQAVGGAASHFPLFPWAGYFFAGALASSCLRLLRSGWPQGLALTVLGLGLMGLTHLCTADWSPTSAWLVALRVGEGFLVLAAMNFAPLWLSSALAPLGRVSLWVYVIHLPVVYGWAGTPGLSQRVGPTLGLGLALLAGGGLLAASFLLARLGQWLRGLTLPWRVGSTTLGVGQGAQRV; this is encoded by the coding sequence TTGCGTCCCCTTCGTCCGCCCCCTCTTCTGCAGCCCCCTCGCCACCCGGCCCTGGACGGTGCCCGGGGCCTCGCCGTGATGGCGATGGTGCTGGGACATACGTTGGATGCGCTCCTGGCGCCCGTGACCCGGGACCACCCCTGGGTCCAACGGTACTGGGAGTTTCGCGGCATCACCGCCCCGCTCTTCCTGCTGGTGAGCGGCTGGGCCGTCGTGGCCGCGCTCGATGCGCGCCGTCCGGACGCCGCGAAGGCCACCTATGGCCGCCGGGTGCAGCGGGCGCTGCTGCTGCTCTTCCTCGGATACCTGCTGCACTGGCCCGGCTGGGACACGGTGCTCACCCAGGGCTGGGGGGACTCGCTGCTGTCCCACGTCTTCGCCTTCGACGCGCTCCAGTGCATTGGCCTCAGCCTCCTCGTGGGGGCCACCCTGCTCGCCGTCTTCTCCGGCCCGGGCAGCCGGGCCGTGGCGCTCGCGGTGATGGCCGTGGGCGTGCCCCTGGCCAGCACGGCGGCCTGGCAGGCCAGTCCCCACTTGCCCGCCGTCCTGCAACAGGCCGTGGGGGGCGCCGCGAGCCACTTCCCGCTCTTCCCCTGGGCGGGCTACTTCTTCGCCGGGGCCCTGGCGTCCTCCTGCCTGCGCCTGCTGCGCTCGGGCTGGCCCCAGGGGCTCGCGCTGACGGTGCTGGGGCTGGGCCTCATGGGGCTCACCCACCTGTGCACCGCGGACTGGAGCCCCACGAGCGCGTGGCTCGTCGCCTTGCGCGTGGGCGAGGGATTCCTCGTGCTCGCGGCGATGAACTTCGCGCCCCTGTGGCTCTCGTCGGCCCTGGCGCCCCTGGGCCGGGTGTCCCTGTGGGTCTACGTGATTCACCTGCCCGTGGTGTACGGCTGGGCGGGCACCCCGGGGCTCTCCCAGCGGGTGGGCCCCACGCTGGGGCTGGGCCTGGCCCTGCTCGCGGGCGGAGGGCTGCTGGCGGCCAGCTTCCTGCTGGCCCGGCTCGGCCAGTGGCTGCGCGGCCTCACCCTCCCCTGGCGCGTGGGCTCGACGACGCTGGGCGTAGGGCAGGGCGCGCAGCGCGTCTGA
- a CDS encoding cytochrome-c peroxidase: MNDWTRNTMAPLPAALVALGLLAGAGCSREAPVSAATPVPAVAEVLPADPPAPKRTPLDSAKLLLAFKPAPKAKAAPAPVDSEARIALGRMLFFDPRLSKNHDISCNSCHGLDTFGVDNKPLSDGHRGQKGTRNSPTVYNAAGHIAQFWDGRAASLEAQAEGPLFNPVEMALPDDRRLVATLASIPEYQKRFRQAFPGETQPITRATVTQAIAAFERQLTTPSRFDAFLEGDAGALTAQERRGLETFVAVGCTTCHNGGAVGGTSFQKLGLIEPWPHVADAGRFEVTKDEEDLNKFRVPTLRNVEKTAPYLHSGSVQALPEMVRLMARHQLGQALPEPDVEDVVAFLKSLTGALPQQYISAPELPKSTPRTPKPDPS; this comes from the coding sequence ATGAACGACTGGACCCGGAACACGATGGCCCCGCTGCCGGCGGCACTGGTGGCGCTGGGCCTGCTGGCCGGGGCGGGCTGTTCCCGGGAAGCTCCCGTGTCTGCGGCGACCCCCGTGCCCGCGGTGGCCGAGGTCCTGCCGGCGGACCCGCCCGCGCCGAAGCGGACCCCGTTGGATTCCGCGAAGCTGCTGCTGGCCTTCAAGCCCGCGCCGAAAGCGAAGGCCGCGCCCGCCCCCGTGGACTCCGAGGCCCGCATCGCCCTGGGGCGCATGCTCTTCTTCGACCCGCGGCTGTCCAAGAACCACGACATCTCCTGCAACTCGTGCCACGGCCTGGACACGTTCGGCGTGGACAACAAGCCGCTGTCCGACGGGCACCGGGGCCAGAAGGGGACGCGCAACTCGCCCACCGTCTACAACGCCGCGGGCCACATCGCGCAGTTCTGGGACGGCCGCGCCGCCTCCCTGGAAGCCCAGGCCGAGGGCCCGCTCTTCAACCCCGTGGAGATGGCGCTGCCGGATGACCGGCGGCTCGTGGCGACCCTGGCCTCCATTCCGGAGTACCAGAAGCGCTTCCGGCAGGCGTTTCCCGGCGAGACGCAGCCCATCACGCGCGCCACGGTGACGCAGGCCATCGCCGCGTTCGAGCGCCAGCTCACCACCCCCTCGCGCTTCGATGCCTTCCTGGAGGGAGACGCGGGCGCGCTCACCGCCCAGGAGCGCCGCGGGCTGGAGACCTTCGTCGCGGTGGGCTGCACCACGTGCCACAACGGCGGGGCGGTGGGCGGCACCTCCTTCCAGAAGCTGGGCCTCATCGAGCCGTGGCCGCACGTGGCCGACGCGGGCCGCTTCGAGGTGACGAAGGACGAGGAGGACCTGAACAAGTTCCGCGTCCCCACGCTGCGCAACGTGGAGAAGACGGCGCCGTACCTCCACAGCGGCTCGGTCCAGGCGCTGCCCGAGATGGTGCGGTTGATGGCCCGGCACCAGCTCGGCCAGGCGCTCCCGGAGCCGGACGTGGAGGATGTGGTGGCCTTCCTCAAGAGCCTCACCGGGGCGCTGCCCCAGCAGTACATCTCCGCCCCCGAGCTGCCGAAGAGCACGCCCCGGACGCCGAAGCCCGATCCGTCGTGA
- a CDS encoding hybrid sensor histidine kinase/response regulator, with the protein MQIILLRMPPAMGEALEQQLHAQRAHGVDCEVVQAPGLETLPALLPPGLVVLWDEGGPLEALATCCRQLDARRFSARTQLLVLTPRDDAGCEALAEAGADECLAPPGGLWGARLKVLQRRLKPQGEMPAAMSPQEFRRASLEQSFQSLMSGLAAAEGDALFRGLVAQLGSAFHGTGALVGVLTQDQEQLRTLAFWSGDRFEENLTFALQGTVHQEILLRGSVQVPEGIQGRFPGDPTLPRLGAQACVGVGLRDAQGRAIGVLAVGGQGALLADRKDQTLLELFAARAEAELGRLRAEAELVRTRVFLRSFLEAVPDPIFIKDRAHRWILVNAAFAQALGLPMEKLVGKSDYDLIPAHEAGLFWERDEQVFASGRANEFEERLTDPAGNTRIIITKKAPFTLMNGEPFLIGVIRDITEARRMEAQLRLSERMASVGTLAAGVAHEINNPLAYISSNLAFLAEQLEQEELSAGQRAEMRDAVLESLEGTRRVRLIVQDLKSFSRSDDDSRGPVDVHRVIQGSLRLVRNELEHRARLSQELRPVPAILGNESRLAQVIVNLLVNAVQAFPAERVAEGNRIHIAVRQEAEWVCIEVEDNGQGMAPEVQRHIFDPFFTTKPVGVGTGLGLSICNTIIQSMEGSIEVESTPSEGSTFRLRLPVLVAPGGEAEPPPEPPLPRKGPRRRVLLIDDEPSVGAAVRRLLHAYHEVHAVQDAREALQLLLRGEHYDAILCDVMMKGMSGVDFILELESRAPELVRHTGLMSAGLFSEQARAFIASRELNFLRKPFEREGLRLFVEHLCG; encoded by the coding sequence GTGCAGATCATCCTGTTGCGGATGCCACCGGCGATGGGCGAGGCGCTCGAGCAGCAACTGCACGCCCAGCGGGCGCACGGGGTGGACTGCGAGGTGGTGCAGGCCCCGGGATTGGAGACGCTGCCGGCGCTCCTCCCCCCGGGGCTCGTGGTGCTGTGGGATGAAGGAGGGCCGCTGGAGGCGCTGGCCACCTGCTGCCGCCAGCTCGATGCCCGCCGGTTCTCCGCGCGCACCCAGCTGCTCGTGCTGACCCCGCGGGATGACGCCGGGTGCGAGGCCTTGGCCGAGGCGGGCGCGGATGAGTGCCTGGCCCCTCCAGGAGGCCTCTGGGGCGCCCGGCTCAAGGTGCTCCAGCGGCGGCTGAAGCCCCAGGGCGAGATGCCCGCGGCGATGAGCCCCCAGGAGTTTCGCCGCGCCAGCCTGGAGCAGTCCTTCCAGTCGCTGATGAGCGGGCTGGCGGCCGCCGAGGGGGATGCGCTGTTCCGGGGCCTGGTGGCCCAGCTGGGCTCGGCGTTTCACGGCACGGGCGCCCTGGTGGGCGTGTTGACCCAGGACCAGGAGCAGCTCCGCACGCTCGCGTTCTGGAGCGGCGACCGCTTCGAGGAGAACCTCACCTTTGCCCTCCAGGGCACCGTGCACCAGGAAATCCTGCTCCGGGGCTCCGTTCAGGTCCCGGAAGGGATTCAAGGGCGCTTTCCCGGGGACCCGACCCTGCCGAGGCTCGGGGCCCAGGCCTGTGTGGGCGTGGGGTTGAGGGATGCGCAGGGACGGGCCATCGGGGTGCTGGCCGTGGGCGGGCAGGGGGCGCTGCTCGCGGACCGCAAGGACCAGACCCTGCTCGAGCTCTTCGCCGCCCGCGCGGAGGCCGAGCTGGGGCGGCTGCGCGCGGAAGCCGAGCTGGTGCGCACGCGCGTCTTCCTGCGGAGCTTCCTGGAGGCGGTGCCGGATCCGATCTTCATCAAGGACCGCGCCCACCGGTGGATCCTCGTGAACGCCGCGTTCGCCCAGGCCCTGGGCCTGCCCATGGAGAAGCTGGTGGGCAAGTCCGATTATGATCTCATCCCCGCGCACGAGGCCGGACTCTTCTGGGAGCGGGACGAGCAGGTGTTCGCCTCCGGCCGGGCGAACGAGTTCGAGGAGCGCCTGACGGACCCCGCCGGCAACACCCGCATCATTATTACGAAGAAGGCGCCCTTCACCTTGATGAACGGCGAGCCGTTCCTCATCGGCGTCATCCGGGACATCACCGAGGCCCGGCGCATGGAGGCCCAGCTGCGGCTGTCGGAGCGGATGGCCTCGGTGGGCACGCTGGCGGCCGGGGTGGCGCACGAAATCAACAACCCCCTGGCCTACATCTCCTCCAACCTGGCGTTCCTCGCCGAGCAGCTCGAACAGGAGGAGCTGTCGGCGGGGCAGCGTGCCGAGATGCGCGATGCCGTCCTGGAGTCCCTGGAGGGCACCCGGCGGGTGCGGCTCATCGTCCAGGATCTCAAGTCCTTCTCGCGCTCGGATGACGACAGCCGGGGGCCGGTTGATGTCCACCGCGTCATCCAGGGCTCCCTGCGGCTGGTGCGCAATGAGCTGGAGCACCGGGCGCGGCTCTCCCAGGAGCTCCGCCCCGTGCCGGCGATCCTGGGCAACGAGTCGCGGCTGGCCCAGGTCATCGTCAACCTGCTGGTGAACGCGGTGCAGGCCTTTCCCGCCGAACGCGTGGCCGAGGGCAACCGCATCCACATCGCGGTCCGGCAGGAGGCGGAGTGGGTGTGCATCGAGGTGGAGGACAACGGCCAGGGGATGGCGCCCGAGGTGCAGCGGCACATCTTCGATCCGTTCTTCACCACCAAGCCGGTGGGGGTGGGCACGGGGCTGGGCCTGTCCATCTGCAACACCATCATCCAGAGCATGGAAGGCTCCATCGAGGTCGAGAGCACGCCTTCCGAGGGGAGCACCTTCCGCCTGCGCCTGCCGGTGCTGGTGGCGCCCGGCGGGGAGGCCGAGCCGCCGCCGGAGCCGCCCCTTCCCCGGAAAGGGCCCCGCCGGCGCGTGCTCCTCATCGATGATGAGCCCTCGGTGGGGGCGGCCGTGCGGCGTCTGCTGCACGCCTACCATGAGGTCCACGCCGTCCAGGATGCGCGCGAGGCGCTTCAGCTCCTCCTCCGGGGGGAGCACTACGATGCCATCCTGTGTGATGTGATGATGAAGGGCATGAGCGGCGTGGACTTCATTCTGGAGCTGGAGAGCCGCGCGCCCGAGCTGGTCCGGCACACGGGCCTCATGTCCGCGGGGCTCTTCTCCGAGCAGGCCCGTGCGTTCATCGCCTCGCGCGAGCTCAACTTTCTGCGCAAGCCCTTCGAGCGCGAGGGGCTGCGGTTGTTCGTGGAGCACCTGTGCGGCTGA
- a CDS encoding RluA family pseudouridine synthase encodes MRLNPGAPQTLAVAREAAGERLDKHLSKHVPGLSLERARQLIAQGHVRIRGKTCQPTRKLWGGEEIVLSLPAPRAPKGPAVEGPPLPVLHDDPQLVIVDKPAGLVVEPGGGAPSVVELLAAQRPPFNVEGVALPGVVHRLDRETSGCLMFARTDAAAAALEQAFQQKRVDKRYWTLVLGEPPAQGRLEGPYGRDPRDPRKFTTRVKSARRAALAFEVRERLRGATLLEVQLETGRTHQIRVQLSEAGFPVLGDGIYGPAEARVHPAAQALGRQALHARHLALPHPSTGDAVRVEAPLPEDFQKALALLRDTGP; translated from the coding sequence GTGCGGCTGAATCCTGGAGCACCCCAGACGCTGGCCGTGGCGCGTGAGGCCGCGGGCGAGCGGCTCGACAAGCATCTCTCGAAGCACGTGCCCGGGCTCTCGCTGGAGCGGGCCCGCCAGCTCATCGCGCAGGGCCATGTGCGCATCCGCGGCAAGACGTGCCAGCCCACGCGCAAGCTCTGGGGGGGAGAGGAGATCGTGCTCTCCCTGCCGGCGCCCCGCGCGCCGAAGGGGCCCGCCGTGGAGGGGCCCCCGCTGCCCGTGCTGCACGATGATCCGCAGCTCGTCATCGTGGACAAGCCCGCGGGGCTGGTGGTGGAGCCCGGGGGCGGGGCGCCCTCGGTGGTGGAGTTGCTCGCGGCGCAGCGGCCCCCGTTCAACGTGGAGGGCGTGGCCCTGCCGGGCGTCGTCCACCGGCTGGACCGCGAGACGAGCGGCTGCCTCATGTTCGCGCGCACCGATGCGGCCGCCGCGGCGCTCGAGCAGGCCTTCCAGCAGAAGCGCGTGGACAAGCGCTACTGGACCCTCGTGCTGGGGGAACCCCCCGCGCAGGGGCGGCTGGAGGGCCCCTATGGCCGGGACCCGAGGGATCCCCGCAAGTTCACCACGCGCGTGAAGTCCGCGCGCCGGGCGGCGCTGGCCTTCGAGGTCCGCGAGCGGCTGCGCGGCGCGACGCTGCTGGAGGTCCAGCTGGAGACGGGGCGCACCCATCAGATCCGCGTCCAGCTCTCCGAGGCGGGCTTCCCGGTGCTGGGCGATGGCATCTACGGGCCCGCGGAGGCCCGCGTCCACCCGGCGGCCCAGGCCCTCGGCCGCCAGGCGCTGCACGCGCGGCACCTGGCGCTGCCGCACCCCTCGACGGGAGACGCGGTGCGGGTGGAGGCCCCGCTGCCGGAGGACTTCCAGAAGGCGCTGGCCCTGCTGCGCGATACGGGGCCCTGA
- a CDS encoding YqiA/YcfP family alpha/beta fold hydrolase — protein sequence MHIEHPQPLGPRWLYLHGFASGPESAKGVALAAHFARQGFHLERLNLRQPSLEHLRLSAMMRTVREAIGTERDRAVLLGSSLGGLTASRVAEADARVCALVLLAPAFQMGTQVRRNLGAEAMRRWETQGWLEVHDYAEKRPVRVDFGFIQDMEALETRAGPWPDVRVPTLVIHGRQDTTTAIEFSRDWARGKPHVRLVEVEDGHELTASLALIQSEVEAFLRPFRVSAPA from the coding sequence ATGCACATCGAGCACCCGCAGCCCCTGGGGCCCCGCTGGCTCTACCTGCACGGTTTTGCCTCCGGCCCCGAGTCCGCGAAGGGGGTGGCGCTCGCGGCCCACTTCGCGCGCCAGGGCTTCCACCTGGAGCGGCTGAACCTGCGCCAACCCTCGCTGGAGCACCTGCGCCTGAGCGCGATGATGCGCACCGTGCGGGAGGCCATCGGCACGGAGCGGGACCGGGCCGTGCTGCTCGGCTCCAGCCTGGGGGGCCTCACCGCCAGCCGCGTGGCGGAGGCGGACGCGCGCGTGTGCGCGCTCGTGCTCCTGGCCCCGGCCTTCCAGATGGGGACGCAGGTGCGGCGCAACCTGGGGGCGGAGGCCATGCGCCGCTGGGAGACGCAGGGCTGGCTGGAAGTCCACGACTACGCGGAGAAGCGTCCGGTTCGCGTGGACTTCGGCTTCATCCAGGACATGGAGGCGCTGGAGACGCGCGCGGGCCCGTGGCCGGATGTCCGCGTGCCCACGCTCGTCATTCACGGACGCCAGGACACGACGACCGCCATCGAATTCTCCCGGGACTGGGCGCGCGGCAAGCCGCACGTGCGGCTCGTGGAAGTCGAGGATGGGCACGAGCTGACGGCTTCATTGGCGCTCATCCAGTCCGAGGTGGAGGCCTTCCTTCGCCCGTTTCGTGTTTCAGCGCCCGCCTGA
- a CDS encoding S8 family serine peptidase translates to MSQRRAIPWLALLTLAACGQPPEDAVPEVPSLLSTQGKFLRSSRAVPGEYLVVLAEPQEREGMNVAATADALAREHGGSLRKTFHHALKGFSARLTEDQARALAANPRVKYVEENGFVALSATQTGATWGLDRLDQRALPLDSQYTYNATGVGVHVYIVDTGILRTHQEFAQRIGNGVDEVTPGGTAADCNGHGTHVAGTVGGTTYGVAKGVTLHPVRVLDCNGEGTYEGVIAGVEWVTANHQSPAVANLSLGGGVSQALDDAVTQSIQSGVTYAVAAGNDNANACTASPARAPAAVTVGSVDSRDTRSYFSNVGTCVDIFAPGEGITSAWNTGASATSVLSGTSMATPHVAGAAALYLERHPSAPPQQVRDALVNNGISGGVGNPGTGSPNVLLYTGFIPPPGGVEDSLAPSAEVTSPANNATLAGTVTLSANASDNVGVTRVEFLVDGLAVGSDTTAPYALSWNTATVANGGHVLVARAFDAAGNAGTSAPVSLTLHNPGFAAYDTVLKVPRCGAVGPFCDTGTLVRGRGLVGPELNAPNTIRGSCADGSGGSYQSDESLEGLRVSTLDGSELAPGKTVTISARVWAYAGTFSADSLDLYFAADANTPAWTFLTTLKPTASGAQSLTATYTLPTGSLQAIRGVFRYYGGVAVCSTGSYDDTDDLVFAVQGSGGGGGDATPPVTSLTAPSAGAQLSGTVKLSATASDNVGVSKVEFYAGSNLLGTDATAPYELSWDTLGVANGGYALTSRAYDASGNVGRSAAVQISVSNASGGCASTTQLLLNPGFESGAVNWTASSGVIAKANTARTGSWRALLGGQGAGGTHTLSQQISIPAGACSASLQFWLKVSTDELVIGPVWDTLTVQIQSSTGPVLATLATYSNLDGGASYVQRSLDLSAYKGQTIRVSFESNEDFSNPTRFLVDDVSALVTR, encoded by the coding sequence ATGTCTCAGCGTCGAGCCATCCCCTGGCTTGCCCTTCTGACGTTGGCCGCCTGCGGGCAGCCACCGGAAGACGCGGTACCGGAAGTCCCCTCTCTCCTCTCCACGCAGGGCAAGTTCCTCCGTTCCAGCCGCGCGGTCCCCGGCGAATACCTCGTCGTGCTCGCCGAGCCGCAGGAGCGCGAGGGGATGAATGTCGCCGCCACGGCCGATGCGCTCGCGCGCGAGCATGGCGGCAGTCTCCGCAAGACGTTTCACCATGCGCTGAAGGGCTTCTCGGCCCGGCTCACCGAGGACCAGGCGCGGGCCCTCGCCGCGAACCCTCGCGTGAAATATGTCGAGGAAAACGGTTTTGTCGCATTGAGCGCGACACAGACGGGCGCCACCTGGGGCCTCGACCGCCTGGACCAGCGCGCCCTCCCGCTCGACTCTCAATACACCTACAACGCCACTGGAGTAGGTGTACATGTGTACATTGTCGACACGGGCATCCTCCGGACGCACCAGGAGTTCGCCCAGCGCATCGGCAACGGCGTGGATGAGGTGACGCCCGGAGGAACGGCCGCCGACTGCAACGGCCACGGCACGCACGTGGCCGGCACCGTGGGCGGCACCACCTATGGCGTGGCCAAGGGCGTGACGCTGCACCCGGTGCGTGTCCTCGACTGCAACGGCGAGGGCACCTACGAAGGGGTCATCGCGGGCGTGGAGTGGGTGACGGCGAATCACCAGTCCCCGGCGGTGGCCAACCTGAGCCTGGGCGGCGGCGTGAGCCAGGCGCTGGATGACGCGGTCACCCAGTCCATTCAATCCGGGGTGACGTATGCCGTCGCCGCGGGCAACGACAACGCGAATGCTTGCACCGCCTCGCCGGCCCGCGCCCCCGCGGCCGTGACGGTGGGCTCCGTGGATTCCCGGGACACGCGCTCCTACTTCTCCAACGTCGGCACGTGCGTGGACATCTTCGCGCCGGGCGAGGGCATCACCTCCGCGTGGAACACCGGCGCCTCGGCCACCTCGGTCCTCAGTGGCACCTCGATGGCCACCCCGCACGTGGCGGGTGCGGCGGCCCTGTACCTGGAGCGCCACCCGTCCGCGCCGCCGCAGCAGGTGCGCGACGCGCTCGTCAACAACGGCATCAGCGGCGGGGTGGGCAATCCGGGCACGGGCTCGCCCAACGTCCTGCTGTACACCGGCTTCATTCCGCCCCCCGGCGGCGTGGAGGACTCCCTTGCGCCTTCCGCCGAGGTGACGTCCCCCGCGAACAACGCGACCCTCGCGGGCACGGTGACGCTCTCGGCGAACGCGTCGGACAACGTGGGCGTGACACGCGTCGAGTTCCTGGTGGACGGGCTCGCCGTGGGCAGCGACACCACCGCGCCGTACGCGCTCTCCTGGAACACCGCCACCGTGGCCAATGGGGGCCATGTGCTCGTGGCCCGGGCCTTCGATGCCGCGGGGAACGCCGGCACGAGCGCCCCGGTGAGCCTCACCCTCCACAACCCGGGCTTCGCCGCGTACGACACCGTGCTCAAGGTGCCCCGGTGCGGGGCGGTGGGCCCGTTCTGCGACACGGGCACGCTGGTGCGGGGCCGTGGCCTCGTGGGCCCCGAACTGAATGCGCCCAACACGATCCGGGGCTCCTGCGCCGATGGCTCCGGGGGCTCCTACCAGAGCGACGAGTCCCTGGAGGGGCTGCGGGTCTCCACCCTCGACGGCTCGGAGCTGGCGCCTGGCAAGACGGTGACGATCTCCGCCCGGGTCTGGGCCTACGCGGGCACCTTCAGCGCGGACTCGCTGGACCTGTACTTCGCCGCGGATGCCAACACCCCCGCGTGGACCTTCCTCACGACGTTGAAGCCCACGGCCAGCGGGGCGCAGAGCCTGACCGCCACGTACACCCTGCCCACGGGCAGCCTCCAGGCCATCCGAGGGGTCTTCCGGTACTACGGCGGCGTGGCCGTCTGCTCCACGGGCAGCTACGACGACACCGATGATCTCGTCTTCGCGGTCCAGGGCAGCGGCGGGGGCGGAGGTGATGCCACGCCGCCCGTGACGTCCCTGACGGCGCCCTCCGCGGGGGCTCAGCTCAGCGGAACGGTGAAGCTCAGCGCCACGGCCTCCGACAACGTGGGCGTCTCCAAGGTCGAGTTCTACGCCGGCAGCAACCTGCTGGGCACGGACGCCACCGCGCCCTATGAGCTCTCCTGGGACACCCTGGGGGTGGCCAATGGCGGCTACGCGCTGACCAGCCGGGCCTATGACGCCAGTGGGAACGTGGGCCGCTCGGCCGCGGTCCAGATCAGCGTGAGCAACGCCTCGGGCGGATGCGCCAGCACCACGCAGCTGCTGCTCAACCCGGGCTTCGAGAGCGGCGCCGTGAACTGGACGGCCTCCAGCGGGGTAATTGCCAAGGCCAACACGGCGCGCACGGGAAGCTGGCGGGCGCTGCTGGGCGGCCAGGGCGCGGGCGGCACGCACACGCTGTCGCAGCAGATCTCCATCCCCGCGGGGGCGTGCTCCGCCTCGCTCCAGTTCTGGCTGAAGGTCTCCACGGACGAGCTCGTCATCGGGCCTGTCTGGGACACGCTCACCGTGCAGATCCAGAGCAGCACGGGGCCGGTGCTCGCGACGCTGGCCACCTACAGCAACCTGGATGGAGGCGCGAGCTACGTGCAGCGGTCCTTGGATCTCTCCGCCTACAAGGGGCAGACCATCCGGGTCTCCTTCGAGTCGAACGAGGACTTCTCCAACCCGACCCGCTTCCTGGTGGATGACGTTTCGGCGCTGGTCACTCGCTAG